In one window of Bizionia sp. M204 DNA:
- a CDS encoding 1-acyl-sn-glycerol-3-phosphate acyltransferase yields the protein MEKIVAYILTSIYAVFFLLTLVVFHPIQWFCFNVLGRKAHKISVDWLQFFIMRCTNILGTRYTFTNTHDIPKGHPVIIVANHQSMYDISPIMWYLREINPKFISKQELGRGIPSVSYNLRHGGSVLIDRKNPRQALPALMKFGEYIEETKGTAVIFPEGTRSKNGQPKPFQTKGLEILIKKIPSAIIVPITINNSWKLLKYGKFPMGIGNHVKLTVHNPIKLATFENKSKLIEQIESTIASAIEL from the coding sequence GCCGTTTTCTTTTTATTAACATTGGTTGTTTTCCACCCAATTCAATGGTTTTGTTTTAATGTGCTAGGTCGTAAAGCCCATAAAATTAGTGTAGATTGGTTGCAATTCTTCATTATGCGCTGTACCAATATTTTAGGAACGCGTTACACTTTTACCAACACCCATGATATTCCAAAGGGTCACCCTGTAATTATTGTGGCTAACCATCAAAGCATGTATGATATTTCGCCTATAATGTGGTATTTGCGCGAGATCAATCCAAAATTTATTAGTAAACAGGAACTTGGAAGAGGTATTCCAAGTGTGTCCTATAATTTACGTCATGGTGGATCGGTTTTAATCGACAGAAAAAACCCAAGACAAGCACTTCCGGCACTGATGAAGTTTGGTGAATATATTGAAGAAACCAAGGGTACAGCTGTTATTTTCCCAGAAGGTACGCGAAGTAAAAATGGCCAACCTAAACCATTTCAAACAAAAGGACTCGAAATTTTAATTAAAAAAATCCCGTCCGCCATTATAGTTCCTATTACCATTAACAATTCCTGGAAGCTATTAAAATATGGGAAATTCCCAATGGGAATTGGAAATCATGTAAAATTAACGGTTCATAACCCTATAAAATTAGCTACCTTTGAGAATAAGTCGAAGCTAATTGAGCAAATTGAAAGCACAATTGCCTCGGCAATAGAACTTTAA
- a CDS encoding acyl-ACP desaturase has protein sequence MSLKNVRLEVMQHLEKDVDALIEKYLIPVDSIWQPSDFLPNSESDNFLESVKEIRELSKELPYDFWVVLVGDMITEEALPTYESWLMDVEGVDQVGRNSWGKWVRHWTAEENRHGDVLNKYLYLSGRVNMKEIEITTQHLIADGFDIGTDRDPYKNFLYTSFQELATYISHNRVAKLAKDRGNKQLSKMCKIISGDEMRHHHAYCEFVERIFAVDPNQMMLAFQHMMKLKITMPAHFLRESGNKIGTAFEEFSNTAQRIGVYTSADYVAILDKLLVRWEIDKITNLSDEAEKARDYLMKLPARLTRLSERMKVPENSFQFKWVEPASLK, from the coding sequence ATGTCTTTAAAAAACGTACGATTGGAAGTCATGCAACACCTTGAAAAGGATGTGGATGCACTTATAGAAAAATATTTAATTCCTGTTGATAGTATTTGGCAACCATCAGATTTTTTACCGAATTCTGAAAGTGATAATTTTCTAGAAAGTGTGAAAGAAATCCGTGAGCTTTCTAAAGAATTGCCTTACGATTTTTGGGTAGTTTTAGTAGGTGATATGATTACTGAAGAAGCCTTACCAACCTACGAATCTTGGTTAATGGATGTAGAAGGTGTGGATCAAGTGGGACGAAATTCTTGGGGAAAATGGGTTCGCCATTGGACCGCTGAAGAAAACCGTCATGGTGATGTACTGAATAAATACTTGTATTTATCGGGACGCGTAAATATGAAAGAAATTGAAATAACCACACAGCACCTTATTGCTGATGGTTTTGATATTGGAACTGATCGTGATCCTTATAAAAACTTTTTATACACCAGCTTTCAGGAATTGGCAACTTATATTTCGCACAACCGCGTAGCCAAATTAGCAAAAGACAGAGGCAACAAGCAACTATCTAAAATGTGTAAAATTATTTCTGGTGATGAAATGCGTCACCATCATGCTTACTGTGAGTTTGTAGAACGCATTTTTGCTGTAGACCCTAATCAGATGATGCTTGCGTTTCAACACATGATGAAATTAAAAATCACAATGCCAGCACATTTTTTAAGAGAATCTGGAAATAAAATAGGAACAGCTTTTGAAGAGTTTTCAAACACAGCACAGCGAATAGGTGTCTATACATCTGCTGATTATGTGGCTATTTTAGACAAATTATTAGTGCGTTGGGAAATTGATAAAATTACCAATCTGTCTGATGAAGCTGAAAAAGCAAGAGATTACCTCATGAAATTACCAGCGCGTTTAACCCGACTTTCGGAACGCATGAAAGTACCTGAAAACTCATTTCAGTTTAAGTGGGTGGAGCCCGCTTCTTTAAAGTAA